The Myxocyprinus asiaticus isolate MX2 ecotype Aquarium Trade chromosome 31, UBuf_Myxa_2, whole genome shotgun sequence genome has a segment encoding these proteins:
- the LOC127422445 gene encoding TRPM8 channel-associated factor homolog: MAREEDYYALMSGLEEHDLAGKAVPSDLLLIGDHAFPLAMNPRGQVLMAASRYGQGRVVVLGHEEYLTRFPGLVENALKWLMPCKSEDRIVGIQEKFCSVADNLVYSHIKTEIGDFRKGLAIYVSDAYSVETCAKDLIAFLKAGGGLLIAGEAWSWAVAHPKDNTLLNFPGNKVCSVAGIYFSEHPGELGTFPVPRNIPSCGLAVSIGKDFKCDLEFLLQGVPEFDIQGGALASEVMVHGSLAFPIGVTQAGKAFIAGAYYGQGRVIVATHEGYLGREALSTFMVNAIQWLSEDRKGVIGVLPSLTEAKNVLCKSGLDCQMTGFREDLSVYVCTSYSGAQCEQIQDFVAEGGGLLIGGHAWYWARTHCGSNVMTEYPGNHILNKMGLCILGNTLSGGLYKAPDVELSCREGYHFRNMLQRFAKHVTQGQKLTAQEQSYLKQLGNDCVSYLRMQAHDCAAYTSMVALLSDMVKEVGVPQVCSNCPVESAKDYLMLHVGNEVYKVSPDPDALLPYIIKDRPNLPTVSNARVRISADTAAGEEWISTGLYLSPGMKTYIALPPEIIGKNWKVQIGCQTDNIGDADVLKRAPVVCERFPLNTEIVQLWNLWGGLIYLIAPPNCKVEGVEIVVHTAVQAPYFKSGETSVADWVGGIRQAPAPWAELEFENIIITLESAVIRNLDRPDEVASLWDSIMRGVADLAAKPAKFPRKERFVADVQISCGFMHSGYPIMMHSTSAPELMKVEAARKSGLWGFIHELGHNQQRGVWEFPPHTTECTCNLWSVYIHEEVLGLNRANAHPAMSLENRQCRARDYAKGGKNVKNWSMWTSLETYLQLQDKFGWDAFKKVFSAYHDMSGVPNDNAGKMNLYAETFSKVVNLNLSSFFKAWGWPIQPSTEEKISHLPEWSDHPMGQYA; this comes from the exons ATGGCACGTGAAGAGGACTACTACGCTCTCATGTCTGGACTGGAGGAGCATGATTTAGCAGGGAAAGCAGTGCCCAGTGATCTTTTGCTAATCGGTGACCATGCCTTTCCACTTGCCATGAATCCAAGAGGTCAGGTCCTGATGGCTGCATCTCGTTATGGTCAGGGACGTGTGGTGGTGTTGGGACATGAGGAATACCTAACACGCTTCCCTGGCCTGGTAGAAAATGCCCTAAAGTGGCTCATGCCATGTAAGAGTGAAGACCGCATTGTAGGGATTCAAGAGAAATTCTGTTCAGTAGCTGACAACTTGGTCTACTCCCATATCAAGACAGAGATTGGAGACTTTCGGAAAGGGTTAGCTATATATGTCTCTGATGCTTACAGTGTTGAGACCTGTGCAAAGGATTTGATTGCTTTCCTAAAAGCTGGGGGCGGTTTGCTAATTGCAGGCGAAGCCTGGAGTTGGGCTGTGGCACATCCAAAAGATAACACTTTGCTAAACTTTCCTGGAAACAAGGTGTGCAGTGTTGCAGGAATTTACTTCTCGGAACACCCCGGGGAACTTGGCACATTTCCTGTGCCTAGAAATATCCCTTCTTGTGGGCTAGCTGTATC AATAGGGAAGGATTTTAAGTGTGACCTAGAATTCCTGCTACAAGGTGTGCCTGAGTTTGACATCCAAGGTGGGGCTTTGGCATCTGAAGTGATGGTGCATGGATCATTAGCATTTCCTATTGGAGTCACCCAAGCTGGAAAAGCATTCATTGCTGGTGCCTACTATGGCCAAGGGCGAGTAATTGTGGCAACCCATGAAGGCTACCTGGGCCGTGAAGCTCTGTCCACTTTCATGGTCAATGCTATCCAGTGGCTCAGTGAAGATCGTAAGGGTGTTATCGGGGTCCTACCCAGCCTTACAGAAGCCAAGAATGTACTGTGCAAATCTGGTCTAGATTGTCAGATGACTGGCTTCAGAGAAGATCTTAGCGTCTATGTCTGCACTTCCTACAGTGGTGCCCAATGTGAACAGATCCAAGATTTTGTTGCTGAAGGTGGTGGTCTTCTCATTGGGGGTCATGCCTGGTATTGGGCCCGGACCCACTGTGGCTCCAATGTGATGACCGAATACCCTGGAAATCACATTCTTAATAAGATGGGGTTGTGTATCTTGGGCAACACCTTGAGTGGAGGACTATACAAAGCCCCAGATGTAGAGCTTAGCTGTAGAGAGGGGTACCACTTTCGCAACATGCTGCAGCGTTTTGCCAAACATGTAACCCAGGGGCAGAAACTGACTGCTCAAGAACAAAGCTACTTGAAGCAACTTGGCAATGACTGTGTGAGTTACCTCCGCATGCAGGCTCATGACTGTGCTGCCTATACCTCAATGGTAGCGCTTCTTTCTGACATGGTGAAAGAGGTAGGAGTTCCACAGGTGTGTAGTAACTGTCCTGTTGAAAGTGCCAAGGACTATCTGATGCTCCACGTTGGGAATGAAGTCTACAAAGTCTCACCTGACCCTGATGCCCTCCTGCCATACATCATCAAGGACAGACCCAACCTTCCCACTGTGTCCAATGCAAGAGTTCGCATCAGTGCTGACACTGCAG CTGGTGAAGAATGGATAAGCACAGGATTGTATCTTTCTCCTGGTATGAAGACATACATTGCACTACCTCCAGAGATCATTGGGAAAAATTGGAAG GTGCAGATTGGTTGCCAGACAGATAACATTGGTGATGCAGATGTTCTGAAACGGGCGCCTGTGGTTTGTGAGCGATTCCCCTTGAACACAGAAATTGTCCAGCTCTGGAATCTGTGGGGAGGGCTCATCTACCTAATAGCACCTCCCAATTGCAAAGTGGAGGGGGTGGAAATTGTGGTGCACACTGCAGTTCAGGCCCCATACTTCAAGTCTG GAGAGACCAGTGTTGCAGACTGGGTGGGTGGGATCCGTCAGGCACCAGCCCCCTGGGCGGAGCTTGAGTTTGAGAACATCATCATCACGTTGGAATCAGCAGTGATAAGGAATCTGGACCGCCCCGATGAGGTGGCTTCACTTTGGGATTCCATAATGAGAGGCGTAGCTGACCTGGCGGCAAAGCCTGCCAAGTTCCCCCGCAAGGAGCGATTTGTTGCAGATGTTCAGATCTCTTGCG GCTTTATGCATTCTGGATATCCCATCATGATGCACTCCACCTCTGCCCCAGAACTAATGAAAGTAGAGGCAGCCCGTAAAAGTGGTCTCTGGGGATTTATTCATGAGTTGGGTCATAACCAGCAGCGTGGAGTTTGGGAGTTTCCTCCACATACCACTGAGTGCACATGCAACCTGTGGTCAGTGTACATACATGAGGAAGTGCTGGGTTTGAACAGGGCTAATGCACATCCAGCCATGTCCCTAGAAAATCGACAATGTCGTGCTCGGGATTATGCCAAAGGtggcaaaaatgtaaaaaactggAGTATGTGGACATCACTGGAGACTTATTTGCAG CTTCAAGACAAATTTGGCTGGGATGCTTTCAAGAAAGTTTTTTCCGCCTACCATGATATGAGTGGAGTGCCAAATGACAATGCAGGCAAGATGAATCTATATGCTGAGACCTTCTCCAAGGTGGTGAACCTGAATCTGTCCTCCTTCTTCAAAGCCTGGGGTTGGCCCATCCAGCCCAGCACTGAAGAGAAGATCTCTCATCTTCCTGAGTGGAGTGACCATCCTATGGGCCAGTATGCATAA